From a single Myotis daubentonii chromosome 5, mMyoDau2.1, whole genome shotgun sequence genomic region:
- the MSMO1 gene encoding methylsterol monooxygenase 1, whose amino-acid sequence MATNESVSIFSSASLAVEYVDSLLPENPLQEPFKNAWNYMLDNYTKFQIATWGSLIVHETLYFLFCLPGFLFQFIPYMKKYKIQKDKPETWENQWKCFKVLLFNHFCIQLPLICGTYYFTEYFNIPYGWERMPRWYMLLARCFGCAVIEDTWHYFLHRLLHHKKIYKYIHKVHHEFQAPFGMEAEYAHPLETLILGTGFFIGIMLFCDHVILLWAWVTVRLLETIDVHSGYDIPLNPLNLIPFYAGSRHHDFHHMNFIGNYASTFTWWDRIFGTDTQFVAYTEKMKSGKKTE is encoded by the exons atggcaacaaatgaaAGTGTCAGCATCTTTAGTTCAGCATCCTTGGCTGTGGAGTATGTAGATTCACTTTTACCCGAGAATCCTCTGCAAGAACCATTTAAGAATGCTTGGAACTATATGTTGGACAATTACACAAAGTTCCAGATAGCAACATGGGGATCCCTGATAGTACACGAGACcctttatttcttgttttgtttacCTGGGTTTTTGTTTCAATTTATACCTTACATGAAAAAGTACAAAATTCAAAAG GATAAACCAGAAACATGGGAAAACCAATGGAAATGCTTTAAAGTACTTCTCTTTAATCACTTTTGTATCCAGCTCCCTTTGATTTGTGGAACTTATTATTTTACAGAGTATTTCAACATTCCTTATGGGTGGGAAAGAATGCCAAGATG GTATATGCTTTTGGCAAGATGCTTTGGTTGTGCGGTGATTGAGGATACCTGGCACTATTTCCTACATAGGCTCTTACATcacaagaaaatatataaatatattcataaagtTCATCATGAGTTTCAG GCTCCATTTGGAATGGAAGCTGAATATGCACATCCCCTGGAAACCCTAATTCTTGGAACTGGGTTTTTCATTGGAATCATGCTTTTCTGTGATCATGTAATTCTTCTTTGGGCATGGGTGACCGTTCGTTTGCTAGAAACCATTGATGTCCACAG TGGTTATGATATTCCTCTCAACCCTTTAAACCTCATCCCTTTCTATGCTGGCTCTCGGCATCATGACTTTCACCACATGAACTTCATTGGAAACTATGCTTCAACATTCACTTGGTGGGACAGAATTTTTGGAACAGACACTCAATTTGTTGCCTACACTGAAAAGATGAAGAGTGGGAAAAagactgaataa